TCGTGCGCCCATCGTCATGCACGCCGGAAGTGCCGCGTCCATGATGATGATCCGATCCGGCGATTGGAAGTTGATCAACGGACTCGGCTCCGGCGGCTTTACCAAACCCAGTACCATCAAGCCCAAACCCGGCGAGCCAGCGCTGCAGCTTTATAACCTCCGCACGGATCCTGCCGAGACGACGAACCTTGCCGCCAAACACCCGGACAAAGTCAGAGAGCTCCAGTCCGCCATGCAGGCAATCGTCGAACGCGGGAGGAGCCGGTGAATCCCATGACCTCACCCAGCTCCTCGCTGGTAGTCCGGCTTCGAGAAAGGTCTCGGAGCCAGAGTAAGCTAGTTCTAATGTGCAATATGAAGCACACGGATAAGGGGTTTGCGCCAGGCAACCTGCGAGAGGAGGATGTGAGCGAGCTGCATCACTGAAACCTTTCATTGAGACGCTGTGGACCCTTGACGTTTCAGGCGCGCGGACGCTCGGGTTAGACGTGCCCTGCAAATGCTGAAACGTCAAGGGTGGAACGAGCCCACCCGGGAGAACGTAGCCAGCACCTAGAAGTAAGTCTTGCGTGGCGCCTAGCGGCCCTGCTGCCGTACCAAGTGAAGCCGCCGAACACGAGGATGACCACGAGGAGGAATCCCACCCCGTAAGCATTTCGTTTGCCGGCGCCGGGCTGGCCGGATGCCCTGCCTCGCGACAATCCAGCCCTGCGTCCCGGATCACGCGGAAGGTCTTCTTACGTTCCGCCGGCGAGAGCTTCGTGTCGGTCCCTTCCCGCAGGCGGCACACATGGTAGGCCCCGTGAACACCCGCTGCCCAGAGTTCACTGGCTAGCACATCAAGGTCGTGGAGACCGAACGGCTCTGAAGTAGATATCCGAGCCAATGGCAACGCTTTCCACCAAGCCGTCCCGCGATAGGTGGTCCAGCTGCTTGATGACCTCGTTCCGATGGAAACCATGCACCGCCATCATGTCCTCGATCGTGCATGGACGACGACTCAACATAACCAGGATGCGGTCGGCGCTGAAGTCCGGCCGTTCGCCCAGCGGCGATTGCCCATAATCGTCAACAACCTCGGCGGACGGATCGAACAGCTGCGCCAACTCGGCCAGTTGCTCGCGCGGCACCGGTTCGGCGAAGGCCTCGGCCGGCGGGCGGGTCACCGTGTTCAACTGAACCCGGTCGGGGCGGATCCGTTTCGTCCACGCGGCGATACTCTCCACCCGTTCGAGCTGGGCCGTCCAGGGCGCCACGACGAGCACCTCCAGCCAATACGCTCCGCGGTACTCCTCGCCGAACGCGATCAGACCCTCCACGATACGCTCGAATGAAAGCGATTCGTGGGGACGGTTGACCTGCCGCAGGCAGCACTCATCACCAACGTCGAGGGAGGGAATGACGAGATCGGCGCGCAGAAGGTCGCGCCGAACGTCTTGACGCCAAAGGAGCGACCCGTTTGTCAGCACCGCCACCGGAACGTCGGTGGTGCATTTCACACGGTCGATTAGTTCTCCCAGGCCCACATGCAGAGTGGGTTCGCCCGATCCGCTGAACGTGATGTAGTCCGGCCCATCGTGAAGGCATTGCCTCAGCTCATCGAGGACAGGCTCCCACGTCAACCACTCCCGCCGCTCGACGGTCTTACAGGTGGTTCGACCAAGCTGGCAGTAGATGCAGTCGAAGGAACAGGTCTTGAAGGGAACAAGGTCGATGCCCAGCGAAAGACCAAGCCGACGCGACGGTACCGGTCCGAAAACGTGTTTCATCGCATGGCCTCCCGACAAAACGCACCCCGTTCCGCCGGCACGAGCCTCATACCGGGGACGGGTTCCATGGAGCACTGGGCCTTGGTCCATGCTCACACCGCGTCGAGCGCACCGCGGTCAAGTTCCGACCGGATACTCGCCCACAGATTCCGAACATCCATCGCCACCCCGTCATCACGAGCCTCCACGATGGCGCGGCCCTGAACCTGGGCGGCCGTGAAGGCCCGGTCGTAACGGATCCGGCCGGCCACGAGGATCGAGTGTGAACGGCAGAAATCCTCGATCCGCTCGGCGACCTTCGGGTTGATGTCCCACTTGTTGATGCACACGGCCAGTGGCATGTCGAAATGGCGAGTGAGCTCGACGACCCGCTTCAGATCATGTTCACCGCTGGGCGTCGGCTCGGTCATCTTCTCCAGCGTCGCCGGGGGCCGTGCGATGAAGTCGCCGCCGCACGACGCGGGGTTCTCTCGACACGCAGGTGTCATGTTCGAATCGTCGCGCAAGAGTGACATCCGTGTACGCTCCGGAGCTTGAGTACGACGACACACCCGCTTCAGCCGATCTCAGTCTTGCTTGGTTTGCTCCGACTCCAACGCCGAGATTCGCTGCCGAAGCTGCTCCAGAGTCTGCTCCAGATGGCCGGCTTGTTCCTTCAGCATCCGCACCTCTTCGGTCGGCGCGGGCGCAGGGCCGAGGGGCACGACGCCAGGCACTTCCTCGCGAGCCCAGAACGGGTAGCCGGTCGCATAGAACTGGTGTCGCCACCCGTGTCGACCGCCACCTCGCCCTCGGCCGAAACCACCCATCCCCCGGCCGCGCCCCGGCATCGGATTCATGAATCCGGGCACCGTATATCCCGCGCAGTAGCCCGCATTTCGGCCTGTCATCGGCCCCATTCCCATCGGTCCGGTTCCATCACCTGCTGGCATGTCTGTATCTCCATTCAGGGTTTCTCATTGTTCATCCGGGTCTCGAAGCGGTCACCCAATGACCGCTTCAACCCGCCCGGCATCCCCCCAACGTCAGTTCTCCGGGCGATTCCCTCTCATGCGTCGGCCTCCTCGCCCTCTGCCACAGCCCGGACTATCCTCTTCCGAGCAGCCGTCGCCGCGTCCCCCGCGGAATCTCCGTCGCCGACAACAACCAGGCATACGGAAGACGTCGTTTTCCAGGTCGCCCTGCAGAAACGACCGGATCACATCGTTGACCTGCCCGCATATCTCGGAGATCACCCGCACTCCGACCGCATTCAAGGCGGCCTCGACAGGCCACGAAATCGCTCCGCAGATGAGAATCCCCGCTTCAAGCTGGGCCATTTGTTGGGCTCGCCTGACGGGATCGTTCGTCGTCGGCAGAGCGATCTCCTGTCGCCGGAGCTCGCGCGACTCCTCCACATCGATCAACAGCAAGTTCGTTGCCACGTCGAAGACGGGAGAGACGCGATCCTGCCACTGAGGGATAGCCACCTTCATCACCCTACGCAGACACAGAATACATGCCAGATCGCGTTCAAACCGGCATATCGACATAAGTAATTGATATGAATTACATTATGGTTTATTAGGCTTCGGCCGACAACATTGGCTAACGTTGCACAATGAAATCCTGATCAGCTTCTCAGTATTGCATTTCGCATAGCTATCGCTACCATCAAGAACATGAGTTCGCAAACAACGCCGCTGAAGGCCGCGAAGGTGCCGGAATCGCAAAGCGTCATTCTCGATTCGATCAACGAGGGCGTCTTCACCGTCGACATGGGTTGGCGGATCACGGCCTTCAATCAAGCCGCCGAGCAGATCACCGGCATCGACCGGCAGGACGCCCTGGGTCGACCATGCTGTGAGGTGTTTCGAGCGAGTATCTGTGAGAGCGCCTGTGTCCTGCGGCGAACCCTGACTACCGGCAAGCCGATCGTGAACGCCACCGCCCACATCGTGAGCCACACGGGACTGCGAATCCCGATCCGAATCTCCACCGCTCTGCTCAAGGACGGTGACGGGACGGTGATCGGGGGCGTGGAGACATTTCAGGATCTCAGCCAAATCGAGCAGTTGCAGAAGGAACTCGAGGCCCGCTACACCTTCGAGGACATCGTCGGCCGAAGCTCGGCGATGACCAACCTGTTCCAGATGCTCCCGCAGATCGCCGAAACCGACAGTACCGTACTGATCGAGGGAGCCAGCGGAACAGGCAAGGAGCTGTTCGCCCGGGCGATTCACAACCTGTCACGCCGCAAGAAAAAGCGGTTCGTGGCCATCAACTGCGCGGCTCTGCCGGATACGCTGCTGGAATCGGAGCTTTTCGGCCACAAAGCAGGCGCTTTCACGGACGCCCGCAAGGACAAACCCGGCCGGTTCGCTCTCGCGGACGGCGGCACCATCTTCCTCGACGAGATCGGTGATATCTCCGTGGCGATGCAGGTGCGACTGCTTCGGGTCCTGCAGGAGCGATGCATTGAGCCTCTGGGCTCGCTCGACCCGATCAAGGTCAACGTGCGCGTCCTCGCGGCGACCAACAAGGATCTGGTCAAGCTGGTTCGCGCGGGCAAGTTCCGAGAGGACCTGTTCTACCGAATCCGCGTGGTGCATTTGAAACTGCCCAGTTTGCGCCAGCGGCGCGAGGACATCCCCCTGCTGATCGAACGCCTCGTGGCCAAGTTCAACCGATTGCAGGGCAAAGACATCCTCGGCGTATCGAATGAAGTACTGGCCCGGCTGATGGAGCACGAGTATCCGGGCAATGTCCGTGAGTTGGAGAACATCATCGAGCAGGCGTTCGTTCTCTGCCGTGGTGGGGTAATCGAACTACACCACCTTCCGCCCGAACTGCGTCCGGCGCCGGGCGCTTCAGGCAGCGAGACCGGCAGCCCAACTACGCTGGAAGCAATGGAGCGGCTGCTGATCGCCGAGGCTCTTCGCCGACAACAGGGCAACCGCAGAAAGGCCGCCCGTGATCTGGGGATCGATCCCAGCACCCTGTTCCGCAAGCTCAAGAGTCTCAAGATCGATCTGCCGCCGGCCGATGGGCGAAGCCGCCCCCGGTAACATTGCACTTTGCAATACAACCCGGCTCTCCTCCGGAATAGCGAAGGCATGCACCGCCAGCATCAATTGGACCATAACCGTCGACCAAATCGTTAGTTAAGAATCACCACCCGGTGTGGCGACCGCAATGGAACGGCGTATGCCGTGTGGACTCACGTTCGTGAAGGACGAAAGGAACCCCATGCGTATCGTCATAACCGCCCGTGATCCGGAGATGGGCTCTCTGGTTGACCCGCATTTCGGCCGTGCCCACTATCTGATGGTCGTGGACACCGAGACCGGCGAGCACACCGCAGTGAACAACGCCATCAACCTCAACAGCACCCAAGGGGCGGGCATTCAAACCGGCAAACGGGTGGTCGATCTGGGCGGCACGGCGGTCATCAGCGGCCATATCGGCCCGAAGGCGTTTTCGACGCTCAAGGCCGGGGGGGTGGCGGTCTACTCCGGAGCGTCGGGCACGGTGAGTGAAGCCGTCGAGCAGTTCAAATCCGGTCTGTTGAAGCAGGCCGTGTCCGCGGATATGAGCGGGCACCACGCATAGGCAGGATCCAGTGATACCGGGTACCCGGTCCGGTTTCTCCGGGGACGAAACGACAGAATGAACGGACTGACCTTCATGAGCCAGACATGCTCCCATGGGACCGAATTGGACGAAGCCCAACGACAGCGTGAAGAGGCGATGCTGACTGAGCGGATGAACCAGATCCGCCAGAAGATCGTGGTCATGTCGGGAAAAGGTGGGGTCGGCAAGAGCACCGTTGCGGTCAACCTGGCCCTGGGCCTATATCGAGCGGGTTTCTCGGTCGGGCTTCTCGACGTCGACATACACGGCCCGAGCGTTCCGCAACTGCTGGGACTCCGCGAGCAGGGAATCCACATGAGCGAAGGCGAGATGCAGCCACTCCAAGTACTCGACCGGCTGCGCGTGATGTCCATCGGCTTTCTGGTTAGAAACGCCGAGGATGCAGTGATCTGGCGCGGTCCAATGAAGTACAGCGTCATCCAGCAGTTTCTGCGAGACACTGGTTGGGGACGATTGGACTACCTGGTCGTGGACTCGCCGCCGGGAACGGGAGATGAGCCGCTGGCCGTCGCCCAACTGGTGGGCAAGCCCGCGGTCGCCGTTCTGGTGACGACGCCGCAAGACCTGGCGGTCAGCGATGTGCGTCGATCGGTGAGTTTCTGCAAGGCGGTCGGCCTACCGGTCTTGGGCATTGTCGAGAACATGAGCGGCTTTGTCTGCCCATCGTGTGGTCACCACATCGACATCTTCAAGACTGGTGGAGGCGAGACACTGGCTTCGGAGATGAACGTACCGTATCTGGGCCGAGTCCCGATTGACCCCAGCGTCGTCTCGGTCGGCGACACCGGCTATTCCCTCGCACAAGCCACAGCCGCCGACAACTCGCCTTTCCGACCCGTGATACAAGCCGTGCTCGATCGTACGCGAGCCGGCCGGATTGAATTGAAGGTGATTCAGTAGTCTCTGACAGGAGTACAGATGAAGATCGCGATTCCGGCTGCCGGCGGACAGTTGTGGGCCCATTTCGGGCATTGTGAGCAATTCGCCATCCTCGAGGCCGACCCGGCCACACGGAGCGTGACCAAGACCGAGTTCCAGACGCCGCCGCCGCATGAACCCGGCGTGCTGCCTTGCTGGCTACACAACCTTGGCGTCAACGTGGTCCTGGCCGGCGGCATGGGCACCCGAGCTGTCGATCTGCTGGCTCAGAACGGCATCCAGGCGATCCTCGGCGTGCCCGCGATGGGCCTTACGGAACTCGCCGAGGCCTACTTGAACGGCCAGCTCACCTCGGGGGCAAGCGCGTGCCAGCATCATGGATGTGGAGATGAACACCATCACTGAACTGAGCCGACGGTGCCATCGCTCGTGCGTGGTGTGCGGTGGTGACCGGCCCGACGGTCTGGGCCTGCGTTTCGAGCGAAGGGACGACGGGAGTGTGGTCGCCGAGTTCGATTGCGGTGCGACGTTCCAGGGCTACCCCGATCGCATGCACGGCGGTGTGACCGCCCTGCTCCTCGACGCCGCCATGCCACATTGCCTTTTCGCCAAAGGCGTCGTCGGACTCACCGCCAAGCTCTCCGTTCGCTATCACCGCGCGGTGTCGGCGGGCGTGCCGGCCGTCGTTCGCGCCCGAATCGTGGACAGCAGAACGCCGCTCTACTACCTCAAGTCCGAGGTCCTGCAGAAAGGCGGCATCCGCGCGACTGCGAAGGCCACCTTCTGGGATTCGGCTTGCGCGGACGTCGCCCCCGAACTCGATCCCGATTCAGAAAGGTGACACAGCGTGGTCAAAGGCCTGTCCATTACGGTTCTGGTGGAGAACACGGCCAACCGGGGCGGCCTGCTGGCCGAACACGGCCTGGCGTTCTGGGTCGAGGTGAACGACCGGTGCATCCTGTTTGACTCCGGCCAAGGCATGGCCCTCACCCACAATGCCGCCAAGCTCGGCATCGACTTGTCCACGGCAACCGAAGTGGCACTCAGCCACGGCCACTACGATCACACCGGAGGGCTGTCGGTGGCGATGCCGGCATTCAACCGGACGACGGTTTACGCCCATATGGCGGCATTTTGCGACCGGTTCGTGAAAGAATCGGACGACGGCTTCCGGTCCGTCGGCTCACCCATCGAGTCCTTCGATTGGCTGGGCAAACATGTCTGTAGAGTCGTTCCCACGCGCATGCACCCCGTCGAATTGAGCGAGGGAGTATGGCTCACCGGCCAGATCCCGCGCCAAAATGACTTCGAGGACGTTGGCGGCGCGTTCTATCTCAACTCTGCGTGCACTGAGCCCGACGCGATCGTCGACGATCAAGCCCTGTTCGTGCAGACAGGTAACGGCGTCGTTGTCCTGTTGGGCTGTGCCCACGCTGGAGTAATCAACACGGTTGACTACATTGGTAGATTGGCTGGGAATTCCCGAATCCACGCGGTCCTCGGAGGAATGCACCTGCTGCACGCGAATGAGCGGCGTCTGAACCAGACCGTGCAGCGGCTGCGCGATCTGGACGTCCAGCGAATCGGGTTGGCCCATTGCACCGGCTTCGGCCCCATGGCCAGGCTCTATCACGAGTTTCCATACCGGTGCTTCCATTGTGTGACCGGTATGCGAATCGAGTTCGACTGACCCTACGGGATGGAGTAACGACTATGTCCGCGACTTATGAGCAGAACCTCCGCCGATTGTCAGATGCGGCCGCGAAACACGGCTTGGTTCTGAACCCGGACGAGGCCAGAGTCCAGAAGGTCGTCGGCCTCATGGCCGAGAACTACGACGCAGTCGGCGAGTGGGTCTGCCCATGCAAGCAGCAGCACAAGCCGGCGCAGAAGGGAATGGACAAGATCTGTCCGTGCCCGGAATGGCTCGACGAAATCGCGAAGGACGGCCACTGCTTCTGCCGGTTGTTCTTCGCTCAGGTGTGAGATAATGAGGCCAGTTGCCGCATTGATCCGCAAACAGGGAGTCGATGAACGGCGGGTAAGCGGCACGAACCAGCGCGACCATGGCCCTGCGAATGAAACCGATCGGCGTCATCCACTCGCCCTATGCTGAAGCGGCAGGCACTCCAATCCAATCCGTCTATGCGGAAGGAACGGAGGGTACGGTCGAGGTCTTCACGCCCTTCGTCGAGGGACTGGCCGACCTGGGAGGATTCGACCGGGTTTGGCTGTTGTATTGGTGCCATCGATCCGGCAATCCGCGAATGCGGGTGATTCCCTACCGGGATACGCGCGAACGCGGCGTGTTTGCGACAAGGGCCCCCGCTCGCCCCAATCCCATCGGCCTTTCCTGTGTTGAGCTGGCATGCATCGATAGGCACGTCCTGCACATCAGGAATCTGGACATCCTCGATGGCACCCCGTTGTTGGACATCAAGCCCTATGTCCCTGCGTTCGACAGCTTCCGGACGGGCCGAACCGGTTGGCTGACCGAGGAGGGAACAGGACGGACGATGGCGGACGAGAGATTCCATCGCAGAACGGAATAGACTGTCTCGGGCAAGGAGAACGGATATGTCGAGGTATCGGCAGCGAGCAAGCGATGGCGATAGGGTACCCCGGCTTCGATACAACCCGGCAACAGCACGTCCAGCTCTCGGGATCCTGGTCTTTCTGGTAGGGAGCATGCTGCTGCCTGTTTCAGTTGAAGCAGCGTCTGCAGGCACCATGCCACAAGCCGCGTCGCAGGGCACGAACACGACTGGCCCAGCCGGAGCCCAAGCAACACGGCCCACCTCGACCAGGCCGGCAGACCGCGCAGCAGCAGTCCGGTCAGTTGCAGCCCGCGTGGGGCTCGGTGAAGGAGATGCGGTCGCCGACATAGGGGCCGGCAATGGGCAGGACAGTTGGGTTTTTGCCGAGATCGTCGGACGCTCGGGAGTCGTCTATGCCGAGGAGATCACCGACGAATTGGTGAAATCACTGAGAGACAAAGCCGAGGAGAAACGGCTTTCGCAGGTCCGGGCCGTGCGAGGGCAGGTTGACGACCTCGGCCAGATCGAGGCCCTTGACCTGGCCTACATGCGCTACGTCTACCACCACTTCTCCAAACCCCGAGAGATGCTTCGGGCCATCTGGCGGGCCCTAAAGCCCGGGGGATGTCTCGTCGTGGTCGATCGCGAGCCAGGCACACTGAAGGACTGGGCATCCCGCGAAGAGCGGAGGGATAAGCACCATTGGACGGGTGAGACGACCGTGATTCGTGAAGCCCGCGAGGAGGGTTTTCGGGTTGTTGGCTGCGCCGAGGACTGCTGCGAGTTGCCTGAGCCGTTTGTGCTCATCTTCCAGCGTCCAAAGGGAACCAAGGTGCCCGGCGGCGACCCCGACCCTCTTCTTCCGCTGCCGGTCCAGGAGATTACGGGGCAATTCACGCCTTTGAGCCGCCCATATGAGCGGCCGGTCTTCATCGCGATGGGCCAGGCCCGCGAATTGATGTTCCCGATTATGCAGCAATCGACCGGACCGGGGCTGGATATCGTGCTCGAGGAGTGGGCGACGCAGAAAGACGAACGGCCGCCGCTTCCTCTCGGACTGTCCATGCCTTCTGTCCTGACGACGAACGGTGATCCGGGCCTGAGTACCGAGCCAATTGACGCAGTCTTCTTTCTGGATAGCTTTCACCTGTCATTCCACGGGAACACCCTGCTGACCCAACTCCGGGAAAGACTACGCCCGGATGGGTGTGTCTACATCCTGGATCGAGCGGCGACTCGGCCACTGAGCCGGCGGGGGGCGAGCCATCACAGGCAGATCGACCCGCTGCAGGTGAAAGACGAGTTGGCCGCAGTCGGGTACTTTCTATGGTTCGAGGGGCCGCCTCCCGCTCCTGACCGGTTTCTCCAGATCTACGGCACTAAGGGCCCGCAAAGAAATAACCTGAACGATTCTACCGTCGCGGCGAGACTATGTAGTTCCAATCGCCGTGAAACGGCTCTGGCCTGACGTGGAGTCGGCCCAGTTCTGCATCACTCACTTTGAGG
The sequence above is a segment of the Phycisphaerae bacterium genome. Coding sequences within it:
- a CDS encoding radical SAM protein, translating into MKHVFGPVPSRRLGLSLGIDLVPFKTCSFDCIYCQLGRTTCKTVERREWLTWEPVLDELRQCLHDGPDYITFSGSGEPTLHVGLGELIDRVKCTTDVPVAVLTNGSLLWRQDVRRDLLRADLVIPSLDVGDECCLRQVNRPHESLSFERIVEGLIAFGEEYRGAYWLEVLVVAPWTAQLERVESIAAWTKRIRPDRVQLNTVTRPPAEAFAEPVPREQLAELAQLFDPSAEVVDDYGQSPLGERPDFSADRILVMLSRRPCTIEDMMAVHGFHRNEVIKQLDHLSRDGLVESVAIGSDIYFRAVRSPRP
- a CDS encoding DUF5320 domain-containing protein, with the protein product MPAGDGTGPMGMGPMTGRNAGYCAGYTVPGFMNPMPGRGRGMGGFGRGRGGGRHGWRHQFYATGYPFWAREEVPGVVPLGPAPAPTEEVRMLKEQAGHLEQTLEQLRQRISALESEQTKQD
- a CDS encoding sigma 54-interacting transcriptional regulator, with product MSSQTTPLKAAKVPESQSVILDSINEGVFTVDMGWRITAFNQAAEQITGIDRQDALGRPCCEVFRASICESACVLRRTLTTGKPIVNATAHIVSHTGLRIPIRISTALLKDGDGTVIGGVETFQDLSQIEQLQKELEARYTFEDIVGRSSAMTNLFQMLPQIAETDSTVLIEGASGTGKELFARAIHNLSRRKKKRFVAINCAALPDTLLESELFGHKAGAFTDARKDKPGRFALADGGTIFLDEIGDISVAMQVRLLRVLQERCIEPLGSLDPIKVNVRVLAATNKDLVKLVRAGKFREDLFYRIRVVHLKLPSLRQRREDIPLLIERLVAKFNRLQGKDILGVSNEVLARLMEHEYPGNVRELENIIEQAFVLCRGGVIELHHLPPELRPAPGASGSETGSPTTLEAMERLLIAEALRRQQGNRRKAARDLGIDPSTLFRKLKSLKIDLPPADGRSRPR
- a CDS encoding NifB/NifX family molybdenum-iron cluster-binding protein; this translates as MRIVITARDPEMGSLVDPHFGRAHYLMVVDTETGEHTAVNNAINLNSTQGAGIQTGKRVVDLGGTAVISGHIGPKAFSTLKAGGVAVYSGASGTVSEAVEQFKSGLLKQAVSADMSGHHA
- a CDS encoding Mrp/NBP35 family ATP-binding protein, with amino-acid sequence MNGLTFMSQTCSHGTELDEAQRQREEAMLTERMNQIRQKIVVMSGKGGVGKSTVAVNLALGLYRAGFSVGLLDVDIHGPSVPQLLGLREQGIHMSEGEMQPLQVLDRLRVMSIGFLVRNAEDAVIWRGPMKYSVIQQFLRDTGWGRLDYLVVDSPPGTGDEPLAVAQLVGKPAVAVLVTTPQDLAVSDVRRSVSFCKAVGLPVLGIVENMSGFVCPSCGHHIDIFKTGGGETLASEMNVPYLGRVPIDPSVVSVGDTGYSLAQATAADNSPFRPVIQAVLDRTRAGRIELKVIQ
- a CDS encoding ATPase; amino-acid sequence: MKIAIPAAGGQLWAHFGHCEQFAILEADPATRSVTKTEFQTPPPHEPGVLPCWLHNLGVNVVLAGGMGTRAVDLLAQNGIQAILGVPAMGLTELAEAYLNGQLTSGASACQHHGCGDEHHH
- a CDS encoding PaaI family thioesterase, with protein sequence MNTITELSRRCHRSCVVCGGDRPDGLGLRFERRDDGSVVAEFDCGATFQGYPDRMHGGVTALLLDAAMPHCLFAKGVVGLTAKLSVRYHRAVSAGVPAVVRARIVDSRTPLYYLKSEVLQKGGIRATAKATFWDSACADVAPELDPDSER
- a CDS encoding MBL fold metallo-hydrolase — translated: MVKGLSITVLVENTANRGGLLAEHGLAFWVEVNDRCILFDSGQGMALTHNAAKLGIDLSTATEVALSHGHYDHTGGLSVAMPAFNRTTVYAHMAAFCDRFVKESDDGFRSVGSPIESFDWLGKHVCRVVPTRMHPVELSEGVWLTGQIPRQNDFEDVGGAFYLNSACTEPDAIVDDQALFVQTGNGVVVLLGCAHAGVINTVDYIGRLAGNSRIHAVLGGMHLLHANERRLNQTVQRLRDLDVQRIGLAHCTGFGPMARLYHEFPYRCFHCVTGMRIEFD
- a CDS encoding ferredoxin:thioredoxin reductase; translated protein: MSATYEQNLRRLSDAAAKHGLVLNPDEARVQKVVGLMAENYDAVGEWVCPCKQQHKPAQKGMDKICPCPEWLDEIAKDGHCFCRLFFAQV
- the tsaA gene encoding tRNA (N6-threonylcarbamoyladenosine(37)-N6)-methyltransferase TrmO; the encoded protein is MALRMKPIGVIHSPYAEAAGTPIQSVYAEGTEGTVEVFTPFVEGLADLGGFDRVWLLYWCHRSGNPRMRVIPYRDTRERGVFATRAPARPNPIGLSCVELACIDRHVLHIRNLDILDGTPLLDIKPYVPAFDSFRTGRTGWLTEEGTGRTMADERFHRRTE
- a CDS encoding methyltransferase domain-containing protein codes for the protein MGLGEGDAVADIGAGNGQDSWVFAEIVGRSGVVYAEEITDELVKSLRDKAEEKRLSQVRAVRGQVDDLGQIEALDLAYMRYVYHHFSKPREMLRAIWRALKPGGCLVVVDREPGTLKDWASREERRDKHHWTGETTVIREAREEGFRVVGCAEDCCELPEPFVLIFQRPKGTKVPGGDPDPLLPLPVQEITGQFTPLSRPYERPVFIAMGQARELMFPIMQQSTGPGLDIVLEEWATQKDERPPLPLGLSMPSVLTTNGDPGLSTEPIDAVFFLDSFHLSFHGNTLLTQLRERLRPDGCVYILDRAATRPLSRRGASHHRQIDPLQVKDELAAVGYFLWFEGPPPAPDRFLQIYGTKGPQRNNLNDSTVAARLCSSNRRETALA